The Oscillospiraceae bacterium genome contains the following window.
AACCTCTATGCGCCCGGAACTGATTTTGTGGGATTGGAACGGTACCCTGCTGGATGATGTCGAACTCTGCGTGGACGCGCTCAACCGTCTGCTGGCAGACTTCGGCTACCCGCAGCGGTACGACCGCGATCAGTACCGGGCGATTTTTGGCTTTCCCATCGAGGAATATTATACCCGCGCCGGGTTTGACTTCTCCCGCCACAGCTTTGCCGAGCTGGCAGCGCGGTATATGGAGATCTATGTCCCCGCCAGCGAGGTCTGCCCGCTGATGGACGGTGCGGCCGAGGCGCTGCAGGCATTCCGCAGCGCCGGGCTGCGGCAGGTCATTTTATCGGC
Protein-coding sequences here:
- a CDS encoding HAD family hydrolase; translated protein: MRPELILWDWNGTLLDDVELCVDALNRLLADFGYPQRYDRDQYRAIFGFPIEEYYTRAGFDFSRHSFAELAARYMEIYVPASEVCPLMDGAAEALQAFRSAGLRQVILSASKRDTLCQQVGQRGVTRYFDRLLGLSDIYAKSKVEIGLAYLKEEGFDPARAVMIGDSVHDFEVAQALGVGCVLQSGGHQPAETLRKTGAPVVAGLREAAALILE